A window from Cryptomeria japonica chromosome 1, Sugi_1.0, whole genome shotgun sequence encodes these proteins:
- the LOC131055111 gene encoding G-type lectin S-receptor-like serine/threonine-protein kinase LECRK3: protein MLNPKSNLFSKASTTNFSAGRFELSMQADSDLVLYPVERLGDPDSAYWASNTNGVQDKLSLKFDESGLLYLVNSTNMMVYKVTEGKAGDGRFLRRVTLEIEGTFAQYVWNMDGNGSSWSSAWQPLKDPCKDVKGQCGNNGICRLTDQNKPDCSCPPQFNFIDRQDHFKGCMRSSSPGQTCRTKSTMYRLDNTNWLRGVDTDSDYSVMLDLSEIECQQSCLNDCMCVVVTYDNAVCRKKQMPLFDGRQAVEINSRVFVKVSDDFNLESPEQSKETEGKTLVFIGIALLAGISSLLAAAFLVMWLCGSKFHRNRKNRQQHKTVAGLMAFSYREIEAATDGFIQELGRGAFGKVYKGELRDGRIIAVKVLDKVTQEELGEREFSTEMSVIGTSNHKNLVQLYGFCDEGSHRLLVYEYMSNGSLDTPLFVDSGFLDWSIRVKIAMGTARGLLYLHEECQTQILHCDIKPQNILLDQNYNPKISDFGLAKLLRAEQTRTFTAARGTRGYIAPEWIDSVPVTVKVDVYSFGMMLLEIICCRKTVKLDTPENQIILVNWIYKCLERGNLVELVAQQQVEGVKIDIRQLERMVLVGLWCIQELPHLRPSINNVVQMMEGKVEIAMPQPPVSPPPVLRLLGSFSSSISTYIK, encoded by the coding sequence ATGCTCAACCCcaaatctaacttgttttccaaggCTTCAACTACAAATTTCTCAGCCGGACGATTTGAGCTTTCCATGCAAGCGGACAGCGATTTGGTTCTTTATCCTGTGGAGCGCTTGGGCGACCCTGATAGTGCGTACTGGGCTAGTAATACTAATGGAGTCCAAGACAAATTAAGCTTGAAATTTGATGAGAGCGGTCTATTGTACTTAGTAAACAGTACCAACATGATGGTTTACAAGGTCACAGAGGGCAAGGCTGGAGACGGGCGGTTTCTTCGCAGAGTGACGCTCGAAATTGAGGGAACTTTTGCACAATATGTGTGGAACATGGACGGCAATGGTTCCTCTTGGTCGTCTGCATGGCAGCCTTTGAAAGATCCATGTAAAGACGTCAAGGGTCAGTGTGGAAACAACGGCATTTGTCGATTAACTGACCAGAACAAGCCCGACTGCAGTTGTCCTCCTCAATTCAATTTTATCGACAGGCAGGACCATTTTAAGGGATGCATGCGAAGCTCGTCGCCAGGGCAGACTTGCAGAACAAAGAGTACGATGTATCGGCTTGACAACACAAATTGGCTGCGGGGAGTCGATACTGATAGCGATTATTCTGTAATGCTGGATCTTAGTGAAATTGAATGCCAGCAGTCTTGCTTAAACGATTGCATGTGTGTTGTGGTCACATATGACAACGCTGTTTGCAGGAAGAAACAGATGCCTCTGTTCGACGGCCGTCAAGCTGTAGAAATCAATAGTAGAGTTTTTGTGAAAGTATCTGACGACTTTAATTTAGAGTCTCCAGAACAAAGTAAGGAAACAGAGGGAAAGACGCTTGTATTTATTGGCATAGCTCTCCTGGCTGGCATCTCATCTCTTCTCGCAGCGGCCTTCTTAGTGATGTGGTTATGTGGCAGCAAGTTCCACAGGAACAGAAAAAATAGGCAGCAGCATAAGACTGTGGCGGGGTTGATGGCATTCTCTTACAGAGAAATAGAAGCTGCTACAGATGGTTTCATACAAGAATTGGGAAGGGGTGCCTTTGGTAAGGTTTACAAAGGCGAATTACGGGATGGCAGAATAATTGCTGTGAAAGTTCTGGATAAAGTGACGCAGGAGGAACTTGGAGAGAGAGAATTCAGTACAGAGATGAGCGTGATTGGCACAAGCAATCACAAAAATCTTGTTCAGCTGTATGGCTTCTGTGACGAGGGTTCTCACCGGCTTCTGGTGTACGAGTACATGAGCAATGGATCTTTGGACACCCCTCTATTTGTAGATAGCGGATTTCTTGATTGGAGTATACGTGTTAAGATTGCAATGGGCACAGCTAGAGGGCTCCTCTATTTGCATGAGGAGTGCCAGACCCAGATCCTGCATTGCGACATAAAACCGCAAAACATCCTGCTGGATCAAAACTATAATCCTAAAATTTCTGACTTCGGCTTAGCAAAATTGTTGCGGGCCGAACAGACTCGAACATTCACTGCAGCTCGGGGTACCAGGGGTTACATAGCACCTGAGTGGATTGATAGTGTGCCCGTTACTGTAAAAGTAGATGTTTATAGCTTTGGTATGATGCTGCTGGAAATAATTTGTTGCAGGAAAACTGTAAAGTTAGATACCCCAGAAAATCAAATCATTCTGGTCAACTGGATCTACAAATGCTTGGAACGTGGCAATCTTGTGGAGCTGGTGGCCCAACAACAAGTTGAAGGTGTCAAAATTGACATAAGGCAATTGGAAAGAATGGTGTTGGTGGGTTTGTGGTGTATTCAGGAACTCCCACATCTAAGGCCATCTATCAACAACGTTGTTCAGATGATGGAAGGAAAGGTTGAGATCGCAATGCCCCAACCTCCAGTTTCCCCACCGCCGGTGCTCCGTTTGCTAGGATCGTTCAGCAGCTCAATTTCtacatatataaaataa